CATTCTTGTGCTTAGCGTCAAAAAAGGTTGGTTGTCCGTTCCATCAATTCCATCAATTCCCAATCTACTGAGCAAAGCTTTAATCGGTGTTAGTTTAAAACATCAGACAAATAAGCCGCAATTGGTTCGAGTTAATACCAATTTAACCGATGAAGATATATGGAGTGAAGTTTCCATATCTAAGCAAGATCCAGCGGTTAAAAAAGCTCCTCAGTGTAACACACCCAAGGATAAGTTTTCTAGTTTGATGTATGTGCAAGGATTAGGTGGAAACTATTGCCGTGAAACTGTCAATCAAGATAGAAATAAACTCTGAAAACCTTGCCGTTCCAAATACAAAGCCCGTTGAGGAAGTTGAGTATCTTCCTGTTTCGCGTCAATCAGACAAAAAAGTAGATGTGGTAGCGATCGCTTTGGCAATGTTTTTAGGTATTTTACTTTTTGGCGGCACTCAAGCGGTAAAAAATACTAGCGTTAATATTGCAAGCAAGCAAGGTAAAACTACAGCGGTGTTGACCGCAGATAAACTCAGGCAAGATATAGCAACAGAAGCTCTCAAAAGAGTGCGAAATAAGGAAAACTTTAGGCCGGGCGTATCTGCCCAGTGTATGTTTTGGGTGCGGTCTGTGCTTGAGAGTAAAGGTATAAATCTACCAGTGTCGCAACAGCCATTTGATGAGTTAGTGCGGGGAAATGTGGCAGCACCTGGGATGGCTCAATCGTTGTCTGGGGCTGATATAGGAAAGCAAATTTATCGAATACAAGATCTCATGCCAGGGGATTTGGTTTTTTACCTTGACACTTATGGCAATGACCCCGAAGGAAGTATAACTCATGTGGGATTTTTTGTAGGAAACAAGAAAATCGCGCATCGACCTACTGCTTCTGGGCGGGTGAAGTTAGATTCAGTCACCAAATACAAGTTCGGTGTAGGGGTGCGAATTCACGACAAATTCTTGAGGGGTGTATCATGAGTAAGTTACGATTTGCTCTCATCGGTGCATCAGTAGCAGCGTTGTTCGCCACTCCTATCAATTCGAGTGTAGAAAAGCTGTTATGTGAAACAAAAACACCCTTATGTTATGGGTGGCGATCGCCGGATAAAATATTGAATGAGACTCAGAAAGCAGCGGTTATTGGGCTGGGCTTAGGAATTGCAATTGCTGGGAATAACGAAAATAAATCAAAAACTCAATTACTGAATCTGACGCCCGATGAGGTTGCTACGCTGTGTTTGGCGGTATTGTGCTTAATATTGGCTAACTCGTCCAAGTACAAGGAAACTACGGAGAAAGTTGCTTCAGATGTAAGAGCAAATCTTGCTAAGGGTAAAGCTTCACCTAGTTTGAGCTATCTTTTCAAGGATTTGAAATCCCCCGGTGTGCTGGCTATTGGTGCTGCTGAGGGGAATCTAACTATTGATGGGAGGAAAACTAGCAATTATTTCGGCCATACCGACCCAGGTAACAGCGCACATAACAGGGGATTTTGTTCGTGGCAGGCGGGGCCAGTTTCTTCTGTGCAAGAGGCGGATATTAAATGCTTGAACAGAATTCGATCTCGCATCGGTCACGTCAGCAGTTTGTTTGAGGATGCCGGATTGGATGTGAGCAAACATAAAAGTGCAGCTGTGGCTGCTCTTGACTTGTGGAATCAAGCGAATCCCTGTGTGTATCAGCGATTTCCTTCTGCTTATGCTGCTGCATTGAAACAAGGAAGGTCAGGTCAACAAGCTAGAGTCCATGCCAGGGTAGAAGCTTTTAGAAAAAATGGCGTTCTTTCGGCTAATGGTTTGTTTAAAATTTGTCGCACCAGTAAGTTTTATATAGATAGATTCCCCTACGCCGTTGGTAGCGAACAGTGGCGCTATAACTGCATCAAATTCGATCAATTGCGCCGTCAAAAACAAATCGAGCGAGTTTTATCTATTAATTAGCTAAGTATGTACACCAAAATTCGTTCTCCTCCTGCCATATAGACACAGACAATAACTATCTAATCATCTGAGGACAAAATTATGAAACAAAGACAAACCAAGCATAATCTTTCTCGCCCTGAATTTGGTCAAATCATACAATTTCCCCAACTTCAATCGGCTCCAATAAATAAAAAAACTACCAAACAGCCTTTGGCGTTAGCTGTTTGGGCGAGCCTTTGCATTTGTGGGGTGGCGTTTGGAATAGGATGTGTGGGTGTTGATTTACTTTCTGACAAACAAGAGCCATTAGCTATTAAGGATAGTAAGAGCCGAACTAGAATTAGCAGTTTTTTAGAGAGGGTGGCTGTTGCTTCGTCAAAAGAGTCAAACGATCTGAACACAGTTAGCGAAGATGATTTTTCCAAGTTGAGTGCCGCCGAAAAACCCGAACAAAAGCCACTCACAAGACCGCCATCAAAAGTCGGACGAGCCTACAAAGATGGTCTTCAAAAACAAGTGACAGTACCCTCAGCATCTTTCCAGCTACCCACGCTACCAGAGCGAACTAAAGTTCCCCATGAGTTGATACCCAAAATATCAATTCCTACACCAAAATTGCCCGCAACGCCACCAGCACCTAAAATAACAATCCCAAATTTATCAAACGCCTAGATACCCCCGTTGTAATCGCCGCACTTGGACGCCTCAAGAGTTAGAGATCGATCGCTGCTGAAAAATAGCTACAGTTGTAGCCGGATCGGGAACGTCACTACTAAGATTGAAACCTTCGTAGCCTCTTGCGATCGCGTTTTCACGGTACTCGATGAGCCACAAGATCTCGCTGACAAACCTGACGCAGTGACGCTTCCCATCCGCACCGACTGGAAACTGTTTTCGAGTGCGATCGAATTTTTGTGATGCAGCAAGGCAAAATTGTCGAAGATGGCACTCATGCCAACTGGAATTTCAGCTTATATTTTCCGGAAATATAGGATAATCGATGTTTATAAATCTCAATCTAAATAATTCTACCTACTGTATACATCCAGATGGACAACCTGTACACCTTCAAATTCAACCGCACCTCAACCTTAACCTCCCTTTGTGAAGGGCTAATTGACCCAATTGAATACTATGAAGCCCGAAAAGAACTATTTTCCTTATCATTAATGGCAGATTACGACCAACTGGTATGTCTATCTGCACTCACCAAAATCGACAAACACTGGTATCAAATAGAAACTGCCAGAAAAGTCCTCAGACAACTAGGAGGACGCGCCTTACTTGCCGATGAAGTAGGATTGGGGAAAACCATCGAAGCGGGACTCATCTGTTCCGAATACTTCGCAAGAGGAATGATTCAATCTCTATTAGTTCTTACTCCAGCTTCTCTCGTCTCCCAATGGCAATCGGAATTACTAGAAAAATTTAACATAGATACCGTCACCACCGACGACACCGGACGGCAACTTTCCCCGGAAGAATTCTGGACATCTCATCGCAGTATTATCGCCTCTCTCCACACCGCCAAATCTCCTAAACATTATGCCCACGTTACTCAAAGAAATTGGGATTTAGTCATTGTGGATGAAGCTCACCACTTAAAAAATCGTACCACACTTAATTGGAAACTGGTCAATGCCCTGAATAAAAGATATATTTTAATGCTCACCGCTACCCCCGTCCAGAACTCTTTAGTAGAACTGTTTAATCTTCTCACCCTCCTGAAACCGGGCTTATTAAAAACTGAAGCTGCATTTAAAAAAGAATACGTTGATTCTAAAAACGGACGAGTTCCTAAAAATTCCGAAAAACTGCGTCAGCTAATGCGGGAAGTAATGGTACGGAATACTCGTTCTTTGGTAGACGTGAAATTACCTAAACGGTTTGCTACTACCATCACCGTTACTCCTTCTGCTGGCGAACAGAAACTCTATCGAGATTTAACTGAATTTTTACGGAATTCTGGCGAAAATTTAGATAAACTATCAATTAATAATCTCTTAATGAGAGCGGGTTCTTCCAGTCGCGCCTTAGCCGAGACATTGAAAAATTTATCCCAAAGATTACCGGATGAAGAATGGAAAAGTTTTACCAGACGCGCTGCCCAAATTAAACAAGTAGAAAAAGCTAAGCGCCTGATAGAGTTATTAAAGCAATCTCACACGAAAACTATCGTTTTTACTACCTTTAAAGCCACCAGTAGTTACTTAGCAGAAACTTTTCGAGAGGCGGGGATTGCTTTTGCTGAGTTCTTAGGAAGTATGTCTCTCAAAGAAAAAGATGCTGCCATAGACGCTTTTAGAGACAACGTTCCTGTTTTGTTGGCATCCGAAACTGGTGGAGAAGGACGTAATATACAATTTGCTTCGGCAATTGTCAACTACGATTTACCTTGGAATCCAATGAAAATAGAACAGCGCATCGGCAGGATTCACCGCATCGGACAAACTCAGGACGTGTTTATCTTCAACTTTTGTCAAAAGGATAGCATAGAAGAATATATCTTGCGAATTCTCCATGATAAAATTAATATGTTTGAATTAGTAGTGGGAGAAATAGAGACTATTTTAGGTAATGTAGATGAAGAGTTTGATTTTAGTGAAGCTATTGTCGATATTTGGTTAAAGCATCAAACTCCATCAGCCCTAAATACAGCTTTTGGACAGTTGGCTGATGAGTTAATTAAGGCGAAAGATGAATATCGAGAAACCAGTGAATTAGAATCTCAAATATTTGGAGAAGATTTTGAAGCTTGAACAGTTAGAAGCGATTCGCTCGGTGAGGTGCAATGAGTTCAGATCCAATTCTTAAAACTTTAGCAAAGCTTGTGGAATTACATGAGGGAGTCGCAGAAATTACTGAGTCACAAACTCTAAATGTATTGTTAACAGATAACATCGCCAAAGCCTTGTCGGTTGAGCCGGAAACTACTTTCAGTACGAAAGCAGATATTGACGATACCTATTTTGTTAGCTATCATTCAGAACTATTAAATAAGTTTTCTTCCCTGTTAGCTTCTAGAGGAAGCGTTACCGCTTTGGGAGTAAAGTACGATGGCTATTTGAAAACCACGGGCTTTGAAAAAATAGTAGATTCTAAAATAGTACTGCAAAATGGTTTAGTTCGCTATCTGTCAGCTACTCCATCAATTACTCGTTATATTTGGTGTCACGTTGCTTATACGGCTAATGCTGATGAAAAAAGAATTGGTATGGTTGATTTTATAATTAACGAGTTAACGGGGGTAACGCCTGTAGAAATTGGTAATGCTTTATTATGGACAAGTGATAGAGTTGCGGTTGATAGTGATACTGTTAAACCAGAAATATCGCCAGATGAGTTATCTAATTTGGTTGAAAATACGGCAGCCAAATTGATTAAAAGTGAGTTGAGTAACTGGTGTAATAAGTTAAGTAGAGCTTGGCAACGTGATGAAGAAAGGTTGAATAGTTATTATGGCTCGATTAGTCAAGAAATTAGACGCAAAATTGAGTCTAAGGGTTTAGAAGGTGAGTCTAAGGAAAAAGAATTAGCACGGATTGAAGCTACTAATAGAGAACTGTCCAGAAAAAAAGCTGATGTAAGGGAGCGTTACGCTTTGCAAGTAGAAGCTTATTTGCATAGCGCGATGATTATCCATTTACCAACGGTACATATTAAATGTGAATTGGTCAGGAAGAAGTCTAAACGAACTGTTACCTTGGTGTGGAATCCTTTTACTAAAAATATCGAAACTCTACGTTGCGAGATAACGGGAGAGCCTGTTTATAACTTTTATTTAGACGAGCGGGATGCTAAAATTATTTCGCCAACAGTTTGGGGAACTTTGTAGTACATCGTCACCAAAATTTGCTACCAGGATATAGCATACTGTAACGGTTTCAACAGTTTGACTGATTCGAGAAACTAAAGAATTTACTTTATAAACTCGCTTTCACTCGCTTAGGATTAGGTTATAAAAAAATTTCTTTATAAATTATGACATACAGTTCAGTGCAACCAAATTCCCTGCTGCGTGCTGCTACTTTGGCAGAACTTCAGGAGAAAGGGCAATTACTCATCCGCCTTAACCAACAGACTATTGCGCTGTTTTACAGTAAGGAGCGAGTTTATGCGATCGACAACCGCTGTCCGCACATGGGCTTTCCCTTGCATAGCAGCGTGTGCAAAGATGGCATTGTCACCTGTCCCTGGCATTACGCACGCTTCGATCGACGCAGCGGTGGCACTTTCGATTCCTGGGCAGATGATGTACGATCGTTAAGAGTACAGGTTACTGACGGCGAGATCTGGATCGATCTCTCAGTGCAAGTAAATCCAAAAGCGCATCAACAACAGCGATTACAGGATGGTTTAGAGCAGGGAATTTCACTTGTGATTGCCAAATCAGCGATCGCTCTTTTAGATTTGGGCGTAGAATTAACAGAACCGTTTCAAGTTGGTTTAACCTTCGGTACTCGCTACAACAAAGCAGGATGGGATACCGGACTGACTATGCTTACCTGCATGATGAATATCATGCCTTATTTGGATGAGAGCGATCGCCCCCGTGCTTTGTATCAAGGACTGTCTGCTGTGGCACGAGATTCTGCTGAAGCACCACCGCATTTTCGAGTACATCCTTTACCTACGGCTAATCTTGACTTTCCTACCCTAAAAGCTTGGTTTCGTCAGTTTATCGAACAGCGCGATCGGGAAGCAGCAGAACGCTGTTTGATGACAGCCGTACAATCGGGAATGAGCCGAACTCAGATTGCCGAAATGTTATTTGCGGCTGCAACTGACCATCGCTACCTTGATGTCGGTCATGTTCTAGATTTTATCAACAAAGCTCTGGAAGCATTGGATGCGATCGATTGGCAAGAAGCACAACCCATACTAGCAAGCTTGGTGACTGGGTTAGCAAATGCAACGCGGATGGAAGAATCAAGTTCTTGGCGTTATCCAGTGGATTTGGTTGCTATTCTGGAAACTGCATTTCAACAGTTACCTACTGCGCTGGAATCTGGACAATTGCAACGAGGACAATGGATTCAACCCCCAGAGTTAGTATCTGTTTTGTTAGGCGATAATCCACAAGCAATTGCAGATAGTTTGTTGAATGCGCTGCAATCGGGTTGCACGGAGGTACAATTAGCTCAAATTGTTGCTTATGCTGCTGCTCTAAGAGTCGCTCGCTTCAATACCAATAACGACCACGGAGATTGGAACAGCGCCCATCATCCTTTTACCTTTGCTAATGCTGTACACCAAGGTATCCGACGAGTACCAACAGTCGAACTTTTACGTGGTGTATTCGATGCGGCAATGAGCGTCTATCTGAATCGATTTCTCAATGTTCCACCTGCTCGATTACCAGAACCAAAAGATACTATTGCCGATCCAGAATCGTTACTCTCTAGCTTACCAGAATTGCTCGATCGCCAGCAACAAGTTAACGAAACGGGACGATTAGTGGCGCAATATCTCTACAGTGGTGGTAAGCCGGAACGCTTGATGGCAATACTGGCCAAACTGATGTTACGAGAAAACCGGGATTTTCACGTAATTCAGTCAATCGAAGCTGCTTTTCGACTGTATACTCAGTTGGCAGATCCGTTGGAAGGTGTGCCTGTGTTGGTAGCAACGGCGCGATATTTGGCGGCTCATGCACCGAGGATGCGATCGCATGAACAAACTTATCAGATGGCGTATCGGTTGCATCAAGGCTTAAGATTATTTGAAGAAACAGATGAGTCAGTTGGCGACGGCTAACGTTGACCGATCTGATAAGCACAGCGTCGTTCTCTGGCTATAATATGCTCTTTCCGCTGAAGTGCTTGCTTTAAGTTAAATTTATCCTCAAGGCTGGCTCTCCCGTAGTTGTGGTGATAACGCTGGCGAATGGCATCGGGATGACCGGATATTTACTCACGACAATAGAGGCTTTGGTTGTGATTATTACTACATCATCTCATCAACAAACTTTAAATGAGTTGTTTACCTTCATTACTCCATCAACATGAATCCATTGGGTCGCTCGAATACTCCCACCGTCCACAACTGCAAAAGATTGAAATGTCATTATTTTTTATCGTATAGCGGGTTAGCGCTAGCGAGTTTTTATCTAGTTGTAGTGATTAGTGTTGTCATTCAAGAGCAACATAATTTTCGGACTGGCTGCATCATCAGTTGTTTTAATGGATTGCTAACAATTATTCTGGTTTCCCCGGCTTTGTTATTAGCAAGTTTATTAGGGATAGCCGTGAAAGAATTTGATGTGCGAAATTGGTTTCAAATAGCACCATATATAAGTTTTACAGCCTTATTAGTGTATTTAATGGGAACTGGTTTAGAGAAACTAGGATGCTATCTGATAAATCGTCTTAGACGGTCGCCGCTTGGACGCCTCAAGAGTTAGAGATCGATCGCTCTTGAAAAATGGCTACAGTTGTCGCCCTATTCGGAACGGTGCAAGACCGAAGTCTCTGTAGGCAATCTCTGTAGAGACATTTCATCAACGTTTTTACAAGGATTCTAGCTGTGTAAAGAAGTTAGTTGTATCAAAAGTCTCCGTAATCGACACACTAATCGGCTCTACTGCCGCATCGGTGACTCTGACGGTAATGATTTGGATTATACGATCGGGCCACGTCCTTCTCACTGTGGTTGCGCTTTCGATTACGCAAGCATTTTAAAATTTGAGTCCAGCTTCTGAGGAAATGCTCTAGTATTTCTACACTCGGATAGAGGAAAAATGAATGTCGTCCAATACTGTTGATAGTGGCGAGCCCAAAAACAGGTATAAAATAGCGGTGCAGAAGTTGGTAGTATTTGGTAGTACAGGGATTATTGGATGCAGCATGATTGAATATTTTGATACTCAGGATAATTGGCAAATGAAAAATAGCAGCTAATGGGATGAACAGATGTCTTCTAAATCTCAACGACCGCTTTCTTGGCTGTGGCAGCAATTTCAACTTAAACCGGGTAAGCCTTCTATCGCTGCTTTTTTGCAGACTCTTGTATTAGTTTTGGTTCCCATTGGGATAGGAGTGCTGTTAGGTCATCCAGCAGAAGCTGCGATCGCAGTTATGGGAGCATGGATGGTCGGACTGGTAAACGTGGAGGGAGTGTATCGCCAGAGGGCAACCGCTAAGATTGCAGCCGCTCTTGCTATTACAGCCATGCTGTTGCTTGCCAATCTGGTTCATGGCATCCTTTGGCTATCGACTCTAACGACTTTTGGAGTGATGCTTATTGTAGGCTTGGCCAGTCTATACGGTCAAGCAGCGGCATCGATCGGCCTGGTTATGTCGATTATGTTTATCGTTGCACTGGCAAAATTTGCTACATTTGCCAATTTGTCTGCGGTACTTGAGCAATGTGCGCTGTGTTTGGCAGGTGGAATATGGGCAATCGTGGTTTCGTTGGGATTGTGGGTACTGCGTCCTTACGCCCCTGTTCTCGAATCAGTTGCCAATTGTTATCAGGCATTAAATCAATTAGTTATATCAGCAGGTGAAAGAGCGGCCAATCCAGAGGATCTCCAAGAATGGACAAACCGCTTCTTGCAAGCCCAGGATAATTTTACTCAGGCTTTAGCGGGAGCCCGTAGCGTCTGGTCGGCTGTATGGACTTCTCAAAGAACCGCCAATCTGCGGGGAAATCAACTGCTCGTTTTAATGGAGGATACATCCCAAATTACTTCTTCAATTGTGGCGTTAGTCGAACAGTTGTCGATTTCATCAAATCATCTGCTATTTCAGCAGTTGCAGCCAGAAATTCAGCAAGCGATCGAACAGTTGAGTTGTACATTGCAACAAATGTCAAAGGCGATTACAAAAGCAAACGTTTCTGTTCATCTCGAAGCTCTAAATCGAGCGCTCGAAGCTCTGGAATATCGGTGGCAAACTATACGCGCCCAACTACATAACCAGAGCGTTGCTGTTGAACCAGAGGAATATACACAAGTAATTAGCCTGGGCAAGATTGGCGCTATTGTCAAACGGCTGACAGAACAGGTTTATTCAGATGCAAAGTTGACTGCATCTTTACAAAAAGGAGACGGTCGAAGCATCGTTAATCCAGTGGTTAGCCAGACAAGGCCATCAGCACTTTCTTCTATTCTCGAACCGTTAAAAGATAATCTCACGTTTGATTCTGTCCTCTATCGCCACGCGCTGCGACTGGCGATAGTTGCTACGATCGCAGAACTAATTGCCTCAACATTGCACATTTCTACAGGTTATTGGATTACTCTAACCGCTGTAGTTGCTTTGAAGCCGAACTATGGCGGTACTTCTCAGAGTATCCTACAGCGGGTGTTGGGTACGGTGTTGGGAGGCATGATTGGGATTGCGATCGTTATACTAATTCACAATTCATGGGTAATAACGGGGTGTCTTCTTCTGTTGATTTTCACGGCAGTGGCAGTGCAATCCTTGAGCTACAGCTTGTTTATTACACTACTCACTCCGGCAATTATTTTGCTACTGAATGTGACGAGCAACGGTGGTTGGCAAATTGGAGTGATACGAATTGTTGATAGTTTGGCTGGAGGTTTATTAGCACTACTTGGCAGTTATTTGTTGTTTCCTCAATGGGAAAGGCAGCAACTTCCTGCCCAATTAGAAAAGACAATTAGAGCCAATCTTGCTTACTTTGAACAAGTGATGGCTGATTATATCGACTCCAACCAAGATGCGTCTGCTGACTCAATTGCCAAAGAGCGCCGTCAAGCGGCACTGGAGAATGCCAACGCCAACGCCGCCGCACAACGCTTGTTCAGCGAACCTCGTCATATCCAAGGAGACGTTGAACCGATCGCCACCCTGATACTGTATCTTCGCGCCTTTTTCAATTCGATCGTCACTCTGGCAGAACATCGTCGGGAATTGAGTGGAGAGTACCGATGTCAAGAGTTGAAGCAATTCGCCAATACTATTGTTGGGGTGATGGAGAATTTAGCTGATGCGCTGCAACAACAACAGCCACTCAGACCCTTACCGGATCTCGATTCTTATCTCGAAGCGATACGCACTCGCGTCGAACAACTTCATGTCCAGCGTGCATCAGAGTTAGCATCCGCTAATCGCAGGGTAACACCGACACTGCAAGCGATTCTCCAAGGCACTCCCATTTTCACGCAACTCGATCGGATTGCCTCAGAAATTGCCAGTCTTCATAATGCGATCGTTAGGTGGCGATCGCACTTACGGTAATAAAAAAAGCTCTAACATATATTTTAGGCTATCGAGGTAAATATATGAGTTACTATGTGTTTGGTTTTCAAGACATTGACCAAACAAAAATCATGCTTGTTGGGGGTAAAGGCGCTTGCCTGGGGGAACTTTCCAGGATTGAAGGAATACTCGTACCAGATGGTTTTTGTATTTCTACTGAAGCCTTTAAAAGAATCATTGGAGAAACGTCGTCAATTAACGAAATACTCGCTCGGTTATCGCTACTGAATGTAGATGACCGGGATAAAATCAGTGAACTTAGTAGTGAGATTCGCAGGCTCATCGAAGGGATAGCCATCCCGGAAGATATTAATCAAGAAATCGCCCGCTTTCTCTCCAGACTGGGAGAAAAAAATGCCTATGCAGTCCGCTCCAGTGCAACTGCAGAGGATTTACCGACAGCCTCCTTTGCAGGTCAGCAGGATACCTATTTGAACTTGATCGGAAAAGAGGCAATCTATCAGCACATCAGCAAATGCTGGGCATCGCTATTTACCGAAAGAGCAGTAATTTACCGCCTGCAAAACGGCTTCGATCACCGTCAAGTCTACCTGTCTGTAGTTATTCAAAAGATGGTCTTCCCGCAGGCGGCAGGAATTTTGTTTACTGCCGATCCCATCACTTCTAATCGGAAAGTGTTATCCATTGATGCGGGCTTCGGACTTGGTGAAGCCCTAGTTTCCGGTCTGGTGAATGCTGATAACTATAAAGTGTGCAACGGCAAGATTATCGATCAGAAAATATCCACCAAGAAGCTAGCTATTTATGCCTTAAAAGATGGCGGTACGAAACAACAGGAGATTGAACCCCAGCAGCAGAATAGGCAAGTGTTGACGGATGAGCAGATTTTGCAGCTTGAGCGCATCGGTAGGACGATCGAAGCACATTTCGGTCACCCCCAGGACATCGAATGGTGTTTGGTTGATGGCACATTTTATATTGTCCAGAGTCGGCCCATCACTACTTTATACCCCATCCCTGAAGCAAACGATCGAGAAAATCACGTCTATGTATCTGTTGGTCATCAACAAATGATGATCGATCCCATGAAACCATTGGGATTGTCTCTATTTCAGCTAACCGCTGCTCGACCCATGTATAAAGCAGGTGGAAGGTTGTTTGTTGATGTCACTGACGAGTTGGCTTCTCCTGTCAGAAGAAACATTCTAGTAAATGTCCTGGGCAAATCCGATCCGCTCATAAAAGACGCCCTCACGACCATCCTGGAGCGGGGAGATTTTATACAATCGTTACCAGACGATCGAAAAGAACAGAGTTCTGGTACAAGCAATAAATCTCCATCGCCTGCGGATTTTCAAACACTAAACGAATACGCTCCGTCCATCGTTTCTGACTTGATTAAGGAGAGTCAAATATCGATGGACGAGCTAAAACATAATAT
The Aerosakkonema funiforme FACHB-1375 genome window above contains:
- a CDS encoding Rieske (2Fe-2S) protein: MTYSSVQPNSLLRAATLAELQEKGQLLIRLNQQTIALFYSKERVYAIDNRCPHMGFPLHSSVCKDGIVTCPWHYARFDRRSGGTFDSWADDVRSLRVQVTDGEIWIDLSVQVNPKAHQQQRLQDGLEQGISLVIAKSAIALLDLGVELTEPFQVGLTFGTRYNKAGWDTGLTMLTCMMNIMPYLDESDRPRALYQGLSAVARDSAEAPPHFRVHPLPTANLDFPTLKAWFRQFIEQRDREAAERCLMTAVQSGMSRTQIAEMLFAAATDHRYLDVGHVLDFINKALEALDAIDWQEAQPILASLVTGLANATRMEESSSWRYPVDLVAILETAFQQLPTALESGQLQRGQWIQPPELVSVLLGDNPQAIADSLLNALQSGCTEVQLAQIVAYAAALRVARFNTNNDHGDWNSAHHPFTFANAVHQGIRRVPTVELLRGVFDAAMSVYLNRFLNVPPARLPEPKDTIADPESLLSSLPELLDRQQQVNETGRLVAQYLYSGGKPERLMAILAKLMLRENRDFHVIQSIEAAFRLYTQLADPLEGVPVLVATARYLAAHAPRMRSHEQTYQMAYRLHQGLRLFEETDESVGDG
- a CDS encoding NlpC/P60 family protein, encoding MKLSIKIEINSENLAVPNTKPVEEVEYLPVSRQSDKKVDVVAIALAMFLGILLFGGTQAVKNTSVNIASKQGKTTAVLTADKLRQDIATEALKRVRNKENFRPGVSAQCMFWVRSVLESKGINLPVSQQPFDELVRGNVAAPGMAQSLSGADIGKQIYRIQDLMPGDLVFYLDTYGNDPEGSITHVGFFVGNKKIAHRPTASGRVKLDSVTKYKFGVGVRIHDKFLRGVS
- a CDS encoding FUSC family protein; protein product: MSSKSQRPLSWLWQQFQLKPGKPSIAAFLQTLVLVLVPIGIGVLLGHPAEAAIAVMGAWMVGLVNVEGVYRQRATAKIAAALAITAMLLLANLVHGILWLSTLTTFGVMLIVGLASLYGQAAASIGLVMSIMFIVALAKFATFANLSAVLEQCALCLAGGIWAIVVSLGLWVLRPYAPVLESVANCYQALNQLVISAGERAANPEDLQEWTNRFLQAQDNFTQALAGARSVWSAVWTSQRTANLRGNQLLVLMEDTSQITSSIVALVEQLSISSNHLLFQQLQPEIQQAIEQLSCTLQQMSKAITKANVSVHLEALNRALEALEYRWQTIRAQLHNQSVAVEPEEYTQVISLGKIGAIVKRLTEQVYSDAKLTASLQKGDGRSIVNPVVSQTRPSALSSILEPLKDNLTFDSVLYRHALRLAIVATIAELIASTLHISTGYWITLTAVVALKPNYGGTSQSILQRVLGTVLGGMIGIAIVILIHNSWVITGCLLLLIFTAVAVQSLSYSLFITLLTPAIILLLNVTSNGGWQIGVIRIVDSLAGGLLALLGSYLLFPQWERQQLPAQLEKTIRANLAYFEQVMADYIDSNQDASADSIAKERRQAALENANANAAAQRLFSEPRHIQGDVEPIATLILYLRAFFNSIVTLAEHRRELSGEYRCQELKQFANTIVGVMENLADALQQQQPLRPLPDLDSYLEAIRTRVEQLHVQRASELASANRRVTPTLQAILQGTPIFTQLDRIASEIASLHNAIVRWRSHLR
- the ppsA gene encoding phosphoenolpyruvate synthase; translated protein: MSYYVFGFQDIDQTKIMLVGGKGACLGELSRIEGILVPDGFCISTEAFKRIIGETSSINEILARLSLLNVDDRDKISELSSEIRRLIEGIAIPEDINQEIARFLSRLGEKNAYAVRSSATAEDLPTASFAGQQDTYLNLIGKEAIYQHISKCWASLFTERAVIYRLQNGFDHRQVYLSVVIQKMVFPQAAGILFTADPITSNRKVLSIDAGFGLGEALVSGLVNADNYKVCNGKIIDQKISTKKLAIYALKDGGTKQQEIEPQQQNRQVLTDEQILQLERIGRTIEAHFGHPQDIEWCLVDGTFYIVQSRPITTLYPIPEANDRENHVYVSVGHQQMMIDPMKPLGLSLFQLTAARPMYKAGGRLFVDVTDELASPVRRNILVNVLGKSDPLIKDALTTILERGDFIQSLPDDRKEQSSGTSNKSPSPADFQTLNEYAPSIVSDLIKESQISMDELKHNIHTKSGAALIDFILEDIQKLKKSLSAPQSFGVIMTAMNASSWLNEKMNEWLGEKNAADTLSQSAPNNITSEMGLALLDVADVIRPYPEVIEYLQQVKEDNFLNELVKLEGGQEAQNAIATFLNKYGMRCVGEIDITRTRWSEKPTTLIPMILNHIKNFEPGESDRKFEQGQQSAWQKEQELLARLKQLPDGEQKAKETKRMIRLVRNFIGYREYPKYSMINRYFVYKQALLKEAEQFVQANVIHEKEDIYYLTFEECSEVVSTNKVDYQIISKRKDEYKFYEKLTPPRVITSDGEIIVGKYKRENLPAEAIVGLPVSSGVIEGRARVILNMEDADLEDGDILVTSFTDPSWTPLFVSIKGLVTEVGGLMTHGAVIAREYGLPAVVGVDNATKLIEDGQRIRVHGTEGYVEIL
- a CDS encoding DEAD/DEAH box helicase, with translation MDNLYTFKFNRTSTLTSLCEGLIDPIEYYEARKELFSLSLMADYDQLVCLSALTKIDKHWYQIETARKVLRQLGGRALLADEVGLGKTIEAGLICSEYFARGMIQSLLVLTPASLVSQWQSELLEKFNIDTVTTDDTGRQLSPEEFWTSHRSIIASLHTAKSPKHYAHVTQRNWDLVIVDEAHHLKNRTTLNWKLVNALNKRYILMLTATPVQNSLVELFNLLTLLKPGLLKTEAAFKKEYVDSKNGRVPKNSEKLRQLMREVMVRNTRSLVDVKLPKRFATTITVTPSAGEQKLYRDLTEFLRNSGENLDKLSINNLLMRAGSSSRALAETLKNLSQRLPDEEWKSFTRRAAQIKQVEKAKRLIELLKQSHTKTIVFTTFKATSSYLAETFREAGIAFAEFLGSMSLKEKDAAIDAFRDNVPVLLASETGGEGRNIQFASAIVNYDLPWNPMKIEQRIGRIHRIGQTQDVFIFNFCQKDSIEEYILRILHDKINMFELVVGEIETILGNVDEEFDFSEAIVDIWLKHQTPSALNTAFGQLADELIKAKDEYRETSELESQIFGEDFEA